A portion of the Fusobacterium nucleatum genome contains these proteins:
- a CDS encoding DUF3592 domain-containing protein gives MGGVKMSNRLGILLFAGIFFIFASVFLIIAEISKRISENKIKNFQGEGEAKGEILEIIKSGRDGVGGKLLDTFVVYQYEVNKHKYIVKPYVLSKNAAINQKYFDSEIVTCITYMGTHGMSRQTKYRAGESITIKYNLENPKKHEILNDKDKMFAYKGFKIAGSIIMIIPIILVIVSFFV, from the coding sequence ATGGGGGGAGTAAAGATGAGTAATAGATTAGGAATTTTATTATTTGCTGGGATATTTTTTATATTTGCAAGTGTATTTTTAATCATTGCTGAGATAAGTAAAAGAATATCAGAAAATAAAATAAAGAATTTTCAAGGAGAAGGCGAAGCAAAAGGTGAAATCTTAGAAATTATAAAATCTGGAAGAGATGGAGTTGGTGGAAAATTATTAGATACTTTTGTTGTGTATCAATATGAAGTAAATAAACATAAATATATCGTTAAACCATATGTTTTGTCAAAAAATGCAGCCATAAATCAAAAATATTTTGACTCTGAGATTGTTACTTGCATTACCTATATGGGAACTCATGGTATGAGCAGACAAACAAAATATCGTGCAGGAGAAAGTATAACAATAAAATATAATCTTGAAAATCCTAAAAAACATGAAATTCTTAATGACAAAGATAAAATGTTTGCATATAAAGGATTTAAAATTGCAGGAAGTATAATTATGATTATTCCAATTATTTTAGTCATTGTTTCATTCTTTGTCTAG
- a CDS encoding DUF1963 domain-containing protein, translating to MKRGFNIEQIKKEKSDFIKTKIKELREKIARPCTEFETKKFQYDDICPDPYPLKPKLNNTDFPIWDGRGLDFELEDEICDLKEEYFYDEEIKKFRYEDNLDKLSYYEDIADTHSYLHKLGGYPSYCQPGLGLEAIKDYHFTFQISSDEVARYNVVDSGSLIFFYNENENKWVMYYDFY from the coding sequence ATAAAAAGAGGTTTTAATATAGAGCAAATAAAAAAAGAAAAATCTGATTTTATTAAAACTAAAATAAAAGAATTAAGAGAAAAAATTGCAAGACCTTGTACAGAGTTTGAAACTAAAAAATTTCAATATGATGATATTTGTCCTGACCCTTATCCTTTAAAACCTAAATTAAATAATACAGATTTTCCTATTTGGGATGGAAGAGGGCTTGATTTTGAATTAGAAGATGAAATTTGTGACTTAAAAGAAGAGTATTTTTATGATGAAGAAATAAAAAAATTTAGATATGAAGATAATCTTGATAAATTAAGTTATTATGAAGATATAGCAGACACTCATTCATATTTACATAAGCTTGGAGGGTATCCTTCCTATTGTCAACCAGGTTTAGGACTGGAAGCAATAAAAGATTATCATTTTACGTTTCAAATTTCTAGTGATGAGGTTGCAAGATACAATGTTGTAGACTCTGGAAGTTTAATATTTTTCTATAATGAAAATGAAAATAAATGGGTAATGTATTATGATTTTTATTAA
- a CDS encoding cell division protein SepF, protein MTDNIDIVFLKPTKFEDCVICANYIKEDKIVNMNLSQLDDNDSRRVLDYIAGAIFITKAEIVNVGNKIFCSIPSNRNFLNEMNRDTSHDEEEVEIVRG, encoded by the coding sequence ATGACAGATAATATTGATATAGTTTTTTTAAAACCTACAAAATTTGAGGACTGTGTAATATGTGCAAATTATATAAAAGAGGATAAAATAGTTAATATGAATTTAAGTCAACTTGATGATAATGATTCAAGAAGAGTTTTAGATTATATAGCAGGTGCTATTTTCATTACAAAAGCTGAAATTGTTAATGTAGGAAATAAAATTTTCTGTTCTATTCCTAGTAATAGAAACTTTTTAAATGAAATGAATAGAGATACTTCTCATGATGAGGAAGAAGTAGAAATTGTAAGAGGATAA
- a CDS encoding DHH family phosphoesterase produces the protein MKEFLEKFKKIKDTIEKNENIILTAHINPDGDAVGSGLGLLLTLKENYENKNIRFVLQDNIPYTTKFLKGSEEIETYDKNKKYSCDLLIFLDSATRDRTGETGRNIESRTTINIDHHVSNPEYGDIACVIAYSSSTSEIIYNFIKYMEYKFSLSVAEALYLGLVNDTGNFSHSNVKVGTMQMATDLIAMGVNNNYIVTNFLNSNSYQTLKMMGEALKNFKFYPEKKLSYYYLDHETMKKYDAKKEDTEGIVEKILSYYEASVSLFLREEADGKIKGSMRSKYEINVNEVANLFGGGGHYKAAGFSSNLSADEILETVLKNI, from the coding sequence ATGAAAGAATTTTTAGAAAAATTTAAAAAAATAAAAGATACTATTGAGAAAAATGAAAATATTATTTTAACAGCTCATATAAACCCTGATGGTGATGCAGTTGGCTCGGGATTAGGTTTACTTCTTACTTTAAAAGAAAATTATGAAAATAAAAATATTAGATTTGTATTACAAGATAATATACCTTATACGACAAAATTTTTAAAAGGTTCAGAAGAAATTGAAACTTATGATAAGAATAAAAAATATTCTTGTGATTTATTAATATTTTTAGATTCTGCAACAAGAGATAGGACAGGAGAAACTGGAAGAAATATTGAAAGTAGAACAACAATAAATATAGATCATCATGTGAGTAATCCAGAATATGGAGATATAGCTTGTGTGATAGCATATTCTTCTTCAACTTCTGAAATCATTTATAATTTTATAAAATATATGGAATATAAATTTTCTCTTTCAGTGGCAGAAGCATTATATTTAGGTTTAGTAAATGATACTGGAAATTTCTCTCATAGTAATGTAAAAGTTGGAACTATGCAGATGGCAACAGATTTAATTGCTATGGGAGTAAACAATAACTACATAGTAACTAATTTTTTAAACTCTAATTCATACCAAACTCTAAAAATGATGGGAGAAGCTTTAAAAAACTTTAAGTTTTATCCAGAAAAAAAACTTAGTTATTATTATTTAGATCATGAAACTATGAAAAAATATGATGCTAAAAAAGAAGATACTGAAGGAATTGTTGAAAAAATACTTTCATATTATGAAGCATCTGTTTCATTGTTTTTAAGAGAAGAAGCTGATGGAAAAATAAAAGGAAGTATGAGAAGTAAATATGAAATAAATGTAAATGAAGTAGCTAATTTATTTGGAGGAGGGGGACACTATAAGGCAGCTGGCTTTTCAAGTAATCTTTCAGCTGATGAAATATTAGAGACAGTTTTAAAAAATATATGA
- the hprK gene encoding HPr(Ser) kinase/phosphatase: MYTYTTIREIVDKLNLEILNEGNLDLKIDIPNIYQIGYELVGFLDKESDELNKYINICSLKESRFIATFSKERKEKVISEYMSLDFPALIFTKDAIITEEFYYYAKRYNKNILLSNEKASVTVRKIKFFLSKALSIEEEYENYSLMEIHGVGVLMSGYSNARKGVMIELIERGHRMVTDKNLIIRRVGENDLVGYNAKKREKLGHFYLEDIKGGYVDVTDHFGVKSTRIEKKINILIVLEEWNEKEFYDRLGLDVQYEDFVGEKIQKYIIPVRKGRNLAVIIETAALTFRLRRMGHNTPLEFLTKSQEIIERKKKEREEYMNTNRLPVTKLINEFDLEIKYGEDKVSSTYINSSNVYRPSLSLIGFFDLIEEVKNIGIQIFSKIEFKFLENLPPIERVNNLKKFLTYDIPMIVLTVDANPPDYFFDLVSKSGHILAIAPYKKASQIVANFNNYLDSFFSETTSVHGVLVELFGFGVLLTGKSGIGKSETALELIHRGHRLIADDMVKFYRNTQGDVVGKSAELPFFMEIRGLGIIDIKTLYGLSAVRLSKTLDMIIELQAVDNSDYMSAPSAHLYEDVLGKPIKKRILEISSGRNAAAMVEVMVMDHMSGLLGEK; the protein is encoded by the coding sequence ATGTATACATATACAACTATTAGAGAAATAGTTGATAAATTAAACTTAGAAATATTAAATGAGGGGAATTTAGATTTAAAAATTGATATACCTAATATCTATCAAATAGGGTATGAACTTGTTGGTTTTTTAGATAAAGAAAGTGATGAGTTAAATAAATATATCAATATATGTAGTCTAAAAGAATCAAGATTCATTGCTACTTTTTCAAAGGAAAGAAAAGAAAAAGTAATTTCTGAATATATGTCTCTTGATTTTCCTGCTCTTATATTTACAAAAGATGCTATTATTACAGAAGAATTTTATTATTATGCAAAAAGATATAATAAAAATATATTATTAAGTAATGAAAAAGCTTCTGTTACTGTCAGAAAGATAAAATTCTTTCTTTCAAAAGCTTTATCTATTGAAGAAGAATATGAAAATTATTCCCTTATGGAAATTCATGGTGTTGGGGTTTTAATGTCAGGATATTCCAATGCAAGAAAAGGAGTAATGATAGAACTGATAGAGAGAGGACATCGTATGGTAACAGATAAGAATCTTATCATACGGCGTGTTGGAGAAAATGATTTAGTTGGTTATAATGCTAAAAAAAGGGAAAAGCTTGGGCATTTCTACTTGGAAGATATCAAAGGTGGCTATGTAGATGTTACAGATCACTTTGGAGTAAAATCTACTAGAATAGAAAAAAAAATAAATATACTTATTGTACTTGAAGAATGGAATGAAAAAGAATTCTATGATAGACTTGGGCTTGATGTACAATATGAAGATTTTGTTGGAGAAAAAATACAAAAATATATAATTCCTGTTAGAAAAGGAAGGAATTTGGCAGTTATAATTGAAACAGCAGCCTTGACATTTAGATTAAGAAGAATGGGACATAATACTCCATTGGAATTTCTCACAAAATCGCAAGAAATAATTGAAAGAAAGAAGAAAGAGAGGGAAGAATATATGAATACAAATAGGCTGCCTGTAACAAAATTGATAAATGAATTTGATTTAGAAATAAAATATGGGGAAGATAAAGTTTCTAGTACATATATAAATTCTTCAAATGTATATCGTCCTTCTTTATCACTTATAGGATTTTTTGATTTGATAGAAGAAGTTAAAAATATAGGCATTCAAATATTTTCAAAGATAGAATTTAAGTTTTTAGAAAATTTACCTCCTATTGAGAGAGTGAATAATTTAAAAAAATTTTTAACTTATGATATTCCTATGATAGTATTAACAGTTGATGCAAATCCACCTGATTACTTTTTTGATTTAGTAAGTAAAAGTGGACATATTTTAGCTATTGCACCATATAAAAAGGCCTCACAAATAGTTGCTAATTTTAATAACTATTTAGATTCATTTTTCTCTGAAACAACTAGTGTACATGGAGTTTTGGTTGAACTTTTTGGATTTGGTGTATTACTTACTGGTAAAAGTGGAATAGGGAAAAGTGAGACTGCTCTTGAACTTATACATAGAGGGCATAGGCTCATAGCTGATGATATGGTTAAATTTTATAGAAATACACAAGGAGATGTTGTTGGAAAATCTGCAGAACTTCCATTTTTTATGGAAATCAGAGGTCTAGGAATTATTGATATAAAAACTTTATATGGTTTAAGTGCTGTCAGATTATCAAAAACTTTGGATATGATAATTGAATTACAAGCTGTTGATAATAGTGACTATATGTCTGCACCTTCAGCTCATCTATATGAAGATGTTTTAGGGAAACCTATTAAGAAAAGAATACTTGAGATTTCATCTGGAAGGAATGCAGCAGCAATGGTTGAAGTTATGGTAATGGACCATATGTCTGGATTATTAGGAGAAAAATAA
- a CDS encoding bifunctional folylpolyglutamate synthase/dihydrofolate synthase has translation MEEKMHIDDLLEELYAYSMFSIRLGLDNIKEICKYLGNPEKSYKVIHITGTNGKGSVSTTVERILLDAGYKIGKYTSPHILKFNERIIFNDKYISDEDVAKYYERVKKIIDEHNIQATFFEVTTAMMFDYFKDMKADYVILEAGMGGRYDATNICDNIVSVITNVSLEHTEYLGDTIYKIAKEKAGIIKNCPYTIFADNNPDVKKAIEEATDKYVNVLEKYKDSTYKLDFNTFLTNIFIDGNKYEYSLFGDYQYKNFLCAYEVVKYLGVDENIIKEAAKKVIWQCRFEVYFKNPLVIFDGAHNLAGVEELIKIVKQHFSKDEVTVLVSILKDKDRVSMFRKLNEISSNIVLTSIPDNPRASTAKELYDYVENKKDFEYEEDPIKAYNLALSKKRKLTICCGSFYILIKLKEGLNG, from the coding sequence ATGGAGGAAAAAATGCATATTGATGATTTATTAGAAGAACTCTATGCTTATTCTATGTTTAGTATAAGACTTGGTTTAGATAATATTAAAGAAATTTGTAAATATTTAGGAAATCCAGAAAAATCATATAAGGTTATACATATAACTGGAACTAATGGTAAAGGTTCTGTTTCAACAACAGTTGAAAGAATTTTATTAGATGCAGGATACAAGATTGGAAAATATACTTCACCTCATATTCTTAAATTTAATGAAAGAATAATTTTCAATGATAAATATATTAGTGATGAAGATGTTGCTAAATATTATGAGAGAGTTAAGAAAATTATAGATGAACACAATATCCAAGCTACATTTTTTGAAGTTACAACTGCTATGATGTTTGATTATTTTAAAGATATGAAAGCAGATTATGTCATTTTAGAAGCAGGTATGGGTGGAAGATATGATGCTACAAATATTTGTGATAATATAGTATCAGTTATAACAAATGTTAGCTTGGAACATACAGAATATTTGGGAGATACTATTTATAAAATTGCAAAGGAAAAAGCAGGAATAATTAAAAATTGTCCTTATACAATATTTGCTGATAATAATCCTGATGTAAAAAAAGCTATTGAAGAAGCAACAGACAAATATGTAAATGTTTTAGAAAAATACAAGGACAGTACTTATAAATTAGATTTTAATACCTTTTTAACTAATATTTTTATAGATGGAAATAAATATGAGTATTCTCTTTTTGGAGATTATCAATACAAGAATTTTTTATGTGCCTATGAGGTTGTAAAATATTTAGGTGTAGATGAAAATATAATAAAAGAAGCAGCTAAAAAAGTTATATGGCAATGTAGATTTGAAGTTTATTTTAAAAATCCATTAGTAATTTTTGATGGAGCACATAACCTTGCTGGTGTTGAAGAACTTATTAAAATTGTGAAACAACATTTTTCAAAAGATGAAGTAACAGTGCTTGTTTCAATTTTAAAAGATAAAGATAGAGTTTCTATGTTTAGAAAATTAAATGAAATATCTTCTAATATAGTTTTAACTTCTATACCAGATAATCCAAGAGCTTCAACTGCTAAAGAATTGTATGATTATGTTGAAAACAAAAAAGATTTTGAATATGAAGAAGACCCGATAAAAGCATATAATTTAGCTTTAAGTAAAAAAAGAAAACTTACTATATGTTGTGGTTCTTTTTATATATTAATAAAATTAAAAGAGGGATTGAATGGATAA
- a CDS encoding 5'-methylthioadenosine/adenosylhomocysteine nucleosidase — translation MRIGIIGAMHEEIVELKNSMIDINEVQISNLKFYEGKLCSKDIVLVESGIGKVNAAISTTLLISQFKVEKIIFTGVAGAVNPEIKVTDIVIGTDLVESDMDVTAGGNYKLGEIPRMKSSYFKADPYLFTLAESVASKLYGTDKIHKGRIISRDEFVASSEKVNKLREIFSAECVEMEGAAVAHVCEIMNIPFVVIRSISDKADDEAGMTFDEFVKIAAKHSKSIVEGILSIIK, via the coding sequence ATGAGAATTGGAATAATTGGTGCTATGCATGAAGAAATAGTGGAATTAAAAAATTCAATGATAGATATAAATGAAGTACAGATTAGTAATTTAAAATTTTATGAAGGAAAACTTTGTTCAAAAGATATAGTTTTAGTTGAAAGTGGAATTGGAAAAGTTAATGCAGCAATTTCTACAACACTTTTAATATCTCAATTTAAAGTTGAAAAAATAATATTTACTGGTGTTGCAGGGGCAGTTAATCCAGAAATTAAAGTGACAGATATTGTCATTGGAACAGATTTAGTAGAATCTGATATGGATGTAACAGCTGGTGGAAATTATAAGTTAGGAGAAATTCCTAGAATGAAATCTTCATATTTTAAAGCTGATCCTTATTTATTTACATTGGCAGAATCAGTAGCAAGCAAGTTATATGGAACTGATAAAATACATAAAGGAAGAATAATAAGTAGAGATGAATTTGTTGCTTCATCAGAAAAAGTAAATAAACTTAGAGAAATTTTTTCTGCTGAATGCGTTGAGATGGAAGGTGCAGCTGTTGCTCATGTATGTGAAATTATGAATATACCTTTTGTAGTTATAAGGTCAATTTCTGATAAAGCAGATGATGAAGCAGGAATGACTTTTGATGAATTTGTTAAAATAGCAGCAAAACATTCAAAATCAATAGTAGAAGGGATTTTATCAATAATAAAATAA
- a CDS encoding lysophospholipid acyltransferase family protein: MYYIQYIVARFFIFLLLLFPERLRFKFGNFLGTVAYKLIKSRRLTALINLRMAFPEKSEEEIEKIAKKSFKIMIKAFLCSLWFEKYLINPKNIKIINQESMENAYKKGKGVMAATMHMGNMEASTVSAGEHKIITVAKKQRNPFINNYITKLRGKANYMEVIEKNEKTSRVLISKLKEKKIYALFSDHRDKGAIINFFGKETKAPSGAVSMALKFEIPFVLVYNTFNEDNTITVYVTDEIELKRTGNFKEDVQNNVQYLINIMEDVIRKYPEQWMWFHDRWNNFREYKKHLKNRGNKK, translated from the coding sequence ATGTACTACATACAATATATTGTAGCAAGATTTTTTATTTTTTTGTTACTTTTATTTCCAGAAAGATTAAGATTTAAGTTTGGAAATTTTTTGGGAACAGTAGCTTATAAATTAATTAAAAGTAGAAGATTGACAGCACTTATAAATTTAAGAATGGCTTTTCCTGAAAAATCAGAAGAAGAAATTGAAAAGATTGCAAAAAAGTCTTTTAAAATTATGATAAAAGCATTTTTATGCTCACTATGGTTTGAAAAGTATTTAATTAATCCTAAAAATATTAAAATTATTAATCAAGAAAGTATGGAGAATGCCTATAAAAAAGGTAAAGGTGTTATGGCTGCAACTATGCACATGGGAAATATGGAAGCCAGTACAGTTTCAGCTGGTGAGCATAAAATTATCACAGTTGCCAAAAAGCAGAGAAATCCATTTATAAATAACTATATCACAAAACTTAGAGGAAAAGCTAACTATATGGAAGTTATTGAAAAAAATGAAAAAACAAGTAGAGTTTTAATTTCTAAGTTAAAAGAGAAAAAAATCTATGCTCTATTTTCTGATCACAGAGATAAGGGAGCAATAATAAATTTCTTTGGAAAAGAAACAAAAGCCCCTAGTGGAGCAGTTTCAATGGCTTTAAAATTTGAAATACCTTTTGTACTTGTTTATAATACCTTTAATGAGGACAATACAATAACAGTTTATGTTACAGATGAAATAGAATTAAAAAGAACAGGTAACTTTAAAGAAGATGTACAAAACAATGTACAATATTTAATAAATATTATGGAAGATGTTATTAGAAAATATCCAGAACAATGGATGTGGTTTCATGATAGATGGAATAATTTTAGAGAATATAAAAAACATTTAAAAAATAGGGGGAATAAAAAATGA
- a CDS encoding DUF6612 family protein: protein MKKSLKKALLILLTLLSIVFIVACGEKASKKEVVEKFVENSKNMKSADVTMTMKMEQKNSTNPAGISMEATGNISMILEPNLAMKMDLVIPFVNNKLSMYVKDDYSYVQSPTDNQWIKQSNKGFEEQFKKAYAQSNALYDFFMKNLDKIDLSEKDGNYLLTIKDFKEILKKEFSALDPTGKGLDGFEDLILTFTVDKKTFLPVNFTMVGAVNEGGIKMNFSFDVKYSNINNVKEIIIPKEALEAKEEKSIEEQLQETNKIENTEKDDKVDKK from the coding sequence ATGAAAAAATCTTTAAAAAAGGCATTACTTATTTTACTGACTTTATTATCTATAGTTTTTATTGTAGCTTGTGGAGAAAAGGCTTCTAAAAAAGAAGTTGTAGAAAAATTTGTTGAAAATTCTAAAAATATGAAAAGTGCAGATGTCACTATGACTATGAAAATGGAACAAAAAAATTCTACTAATCCAGCTGGAATTTCTATGGAAGCAACTGGAAATATCTCTATGATATTAGAACCTAATCTTGCTATGAAAATGGATTTAGTAATACCTTTTGTTAATAATAAACTATCTATGTATGTAAAAGATGACTACTCTTATGTACAAAGTCCAACTGATAATCAATGGATTAAACAATCAAATAAAGGTTTTGAAGAACAATTTAAAAAGGCGTATGCTCAATCAAATGCTCTTTATGATTTTTTTATGAAAAATTTAGATAAGATTGATTTAAGTGAAAAAGATGGAAACTATTTACTTACTATAAAAGATTTTAAAGAAATATTAAAAAAAGAGTTTTCAGCTCTTGATCCTACTGGTAAAGGTCTAGATGGTTTTGAAGACCTGATTCTAACTTTCACAGTTGATAAAAAAACATTTTTACCTGTTAACTTTACAATGGTAGGAGCTGTTAACGAAGGTGGTATTAAAATGAATTTTTCATTTGATGTAAAATATTCTAATATAAATAATGTTAAAGAAATAATAATTCCTAAAGAGGCATTGGAAGCAAAAGAAGAAAAGAGTATAGAAGAACAGCTTCAAGAAACTAATAAAATTGAAAATACTGAAAAAGATGATAAGGTAGATAAGAAATGA
- a CDS encoding DUF6612 family protein, translated as MDLSEKDGNYIVDKKTFLPIDSDVIIKFDLNHSLKESIVVNIKYSNVNNIKEIKLPKEILEARIN; from the coding sequence ATTGATTTAAGTGAAAAAGATGGGAATTATATAGTTGATAAAAAGACTTTTTTACCCATTGACTCAGATGTCATAATCAAATTTGATTTAAATCATAGTTTAAAGGAAAGTATAGTTGTTAATATAAAATACTCTAATGTAAATAATATTAAAGAAATAAAACTTCCTAAGGAAATCCTAGAAGCAAGAATTAATTAA
- a CDS encoding 3-hydroxybutyryl-CoA dehydrogenase: protein MKVGIIGAGTMGAGIAQAFAQTEGFTVVLCDINNEFAANGKKKIAKGFEKRIAKGKMEQADADKILERITTGTKDICGDCDLIIEAAIENMEIKKQTFKELDDICKPEAIFATNTSSLSITEIGAGLKRPMIGMHFFNPAPVMKLVEIIAGLNTPTDIVDKIKKVSEDIGKVPVQVEEAPGFVVNKILIPMINEAIGIYAEGIASVEGIDTAMKLGANHPIGPLALGDLIGLDVCLAIMDVLYHETGDSKYRAHTLLRKMVRGKQLGQKTGKGFYDYTK from the coding sequence ATGAAAGTAGGAATTATTGGAGCAGGAACAATGGGTGCAGGAATTGCTCAAGCATTTGCACAAACTGAAGGTTTTACAGTTGTATTATGTGATATTAATAATGAATTTGCAGCTAATGGTAAGAAAAAAATAGCAAAAGGTTTTGAAAAAAGAATAGCAAAAGGTAAAATGGAACAAGCAGATGCTGACAAAATATTAGAAAGAATTACAACTGGTACTAAAGATATTTGTGGAGATTGTGATTTAATAATTGAAGCTGCTATTGAAAATATGGAAATTAAAAAACAAACTTTTAAAGAATTAGATGATATTTGTAAACCAGAAGCTATATTTGCAACAAATACTTCTTCTTTATCAATTACTGAAATAGGAGCAGGTTTAAAAAGACCTATGATAGGAATGCACTTCTTTAACCCAGCACCAGTTATGAAATTAGTAGAAATCATTGCTGGACTTAATACTCCTACTGATATAGTAGATAAAATAAAGAAAGTTTCTGAAGATATAGGAAAAGTTCCAGTACAAGTTGAAGAAGCACCAGGATTTGTTGTAAATAAAATATTAATTCCTATGATAAATGAAGCTATTGGAATTTATGCAGAAGGAATTGCTTCTGTTGAAGGTATAGATACTGCTATGAAATTAGGGGCAAATCACCCTATTGGACCTCTAGCTTTAGGAGATTTAATCGGACTTGATGTTTGTCTTGCTATAATGGATGTTCTATATCATGAAACAGGAGATAGCAAATATAGAGCTCATACTCTATTAAGAAAAATGGTTCGTGGAAAACAACTAGGACAAAAAACTGGTAAAGGTTTCTATGACTACACTAAATAG
- a CDS encoding enoyl-CoA hydratase-related protein, with protein MSVISYKQENFIGIVTIERPEALNALNSQVLDELSATFAGINLETTRVVLLTGSGSKSFVAGADIAEMSTLNSDEGTKFGYKGNEIFRKIETFPLPVIAVINGFALGGGCELAMSCDFRICSENAIFGQPEVGLGITPGFGGTQRLARLIGLGKAKEMIYTANTIKADEALNIGLVNHVYPQETLMEEAMKLAGKIAKNAPFAVRACKKAINEGIDTDMDRAIIIEEKLFGSCFATEDQKVGMKAFLDKVKGVEYKNK; from the coding sequence ATGTCTGTTATATCTTATAAGCAAGAAAATTTTATAGGTATTGTAACTATTGAAAGACCTGAAGCATTAAATGCTTTAAACTCTCAAGTGTTAGATGAGTTAAGTGCTACTTTTGCAGGTATTAATTTGGAAACAACAAGAGTAGTTTTATTAACTGGTTCTGGGTCTAAATCTTTTGTTGCAGGAGCGGATATTGCTGAAATGTCTACTCTAAATAGTGATGAAGGAACTAAATTTGGCTATAAGGGAAATGAAATATTTAGAAAAATTGAAACTTTTCCTTTACCAGTTATAGCAGTTATTAATGGTTTTGCTTTAGGTGGAGGCTGTGAATTAGCAATGAGTTGTGATTTTAGAATTTGTTCTGAAAATGCAATATTTGGACAACCAGAAGTTGGTTTAGGAATTACACCTGGATTTGGTGGAACTCAAAGATTGGCAAGACTTATTGGATTAGGAAAAGCTAAAGAAATGATTTATACAGCAAATACAATTAAGGCTGATGAAGCTCTTAATATAGGTTTGGTAAATCATGTATATCCACAAGAAACTTTAATGGAAGAAGCTATGAAATTAGCTGGAAAAATTGCTAAGAATGCTCCATTTGCAGTTAGAGCATGTAAAAAGGCAATAAATGAAGGTATAGATACTGATATGGATAGAGCCATAATAATAGAAGAAAAATTATTTGGAAGTTGTTTTGCAACTGAAGATCAAAAAGTTGGAATGAAAGCATTTTTGGATAAAGTAAAAGGTGTTGAATATAAAAATAAATAA